Proteins found in one Lutimonas zeaxanthinifaciens genomic segment:
- the cobA gene encoding uroporphyrinogen-III C-methyltransferase, translated as MNPKAKLTLVGAGPGDPDLITLKGVKALKSADVILYDALVNPLILEHAPQAKKIFVGKRKGFHRYTQDEINDIIVEQALSFGHVIRLKGGDPFVFGRGSEEIDHAENFGIRTEIISGISSSIAVPSSIGIPLTKRGVSESFWVITGCNSERQLSQDLALAAQSSATIVVLMGMHKLPEIVRVFKKLNKGSLPAAVIQNGTLDNEKSVVGNVDSIIDKVESKGLSSPAIILFGEVARRESQFNSIIHSLNLEKAS; from the coding sequence ATGAATCCTAAAGCGAAATTGACTCTTGTAGGAGCCGGGCCGGGAGATCCTGACCTTATCACCCTAAAAGGGGTTAAGGCCCTTAAATCAGCAGATGTAATTTTATACGATGCTCTTGTCAACCCCTTAATTCTGGAGCACGCGCCTCAGGCAAAGAAGATCTTTGTCGGAAAAAGAAAGGGGTTTCATCGTTATACCCAGGACGAGATCAATGATATCATCGTAGAACAAGCTCTTTCCTTTGGACATGTTATCAGGCTGAAAGGAGGAGATCCCTTTGTTTTTGGAAGGGGATCAGAAGAAATTGACCACGCAGAAAACTTCGGTATACGCACCGAAATAATATCTGGAATTTCATCCAGTATCGCAGTTCCCTCGAGTATAGGTATTCCACTTACCAAAAGGGGCGTATCCGAAAGTTTCTGGGTCATAACAGGATGTAACTCTGAGAGACAGCTTAGCCAGGATCTGGCACTCGCGGCCCAATCATCCGCAACCATCGTTGTCCTTATGGGAATGCATAAACTTCCTGAAATCGTAAGGGTTTTTAAGAAATTAAATAAAGGCTCACTTCCGGCAGCTGTCATTCAAAACGGGACCCTGGACAATGAAAAATCTGTAGTAGGAAACGTAGACTCCATTATTGATAAAGTTGAATCAAAAGGACTTTCCTCACCTGCTATTATTCTTTTTGGAGAGGTGGCAAGAAGAGAATCTCAGTTCAATTCAATTATTCATAGCTTAAATCTGGAAAAAGCATCTTAA
- a CDS encoding mechanosensitive ion channel family protein, with the protein MKKITVLFIFISFFGYGQKTVKADLSSPNATLYTHIYFLLPENYDLDKAATTVRERNRAEAQFIAKRIKEIYDGNGLILDFSKIPTDANYVDTVDFGVRTLKHNANRYAPFPVRLPEVYIEKYNNRWYYSQETIDNLEKIYSKTFPLEFTWFNKKFPEFFTITVNDVLIWKPVALLITLILSVILFFILEPIMFFLLRLLQRIFFKNISDSKTMAVLHELAKPIVFIIIIRFIKKVLPSLQMVKLNALFLTGLKIAETVFWIFVILKLLKTILNFYHEYHPEKKTKLDKQLAPILNKVVQGIVIFIGFLHILTVFGVDPTTVLAGASIGGVAVAFAAQDSVKNLIGTMVIFLDKPFQLDDWVQFAGVEGSVERVGLRSTQIRAADTTLFQVPNSKISEADINNKGLRVFRRYTLELGIRYDTPPDLIETFVDGIKEIIALHPSTKSQSYNVSFISFGASSLNIMVNVYFKGLDWGQEQESKHILHLGIVRLAAALGVEFAFPSTTMMVEQFPGQESLAPNYMKDKAKIESEVKKIMDAFDSKDHEMDPNASSLPGG; encoded by the coding sequence ATGAAAAAAATAACTGTTCTTTTTATTTTTATCAGCTTTTTTGGATACGGACAAAAAACTGTAAAAGCTGACTTAAGTTCTCCAAATGCCACTTTATACACGCATATTTATTTTTTGTTACCCGAAAATTATGATCTCGACAAAGCAGCAACTACGGTAAGAGAAAGAAATAGGGCCGAAGCTCAGTTTATCGCCAAAAGGATCAAGGAAATCTACGATGGTAATGGTTTGATTCTTGATTTTTCAAAAATACCTACAGATGCTAACTATGTAGACACTGTTGATTTTGGTGTAAGGACGCTTAAGCATAATGCGAATAGATACGCTCCGTTCCCGGTGAGGCTTCCTGAAGTATATATTGAAAAATATAATAACAGGTGGTATTACTCCCAGGAAACAATAGACAATCTTGAAAAAATATACAGTAAGACTTTTCCGCTTGAATTTACATGGTTCAATAAGAAATTTCCCGAATTTTTTACAATAACGGTAAATGATGTTCTGATATGGAAACCAGTGGCATTATTGATAACACTGATATTATCAGTCATCTTGTTTTTCATTCTTGAGCCTATCATGTTTTTTCTTCTCAGGTTGCTACAAAGAATTTTCTTTAAGAACATTTCTGATTCGAAGACCATGGCCGTTTTGCACGAACTGGCTAAGCCGATTGTTTTTATTATTATAATACGGTTTATTAAGAAAGTGCTTCCTTCACTGCAAATGGTTAAATTAAATGCCTTGTTTTTGACAGGCCTTAAAATTGCTGAAACGGTTTTCTGGATCTTTGTCATATTGAAATTATTGAAAACAATTCTAAATTTCTACCATGAGTATCATCCTGAGAAAAAAACCAAACTCGATAAACAACTTGCCCCAATTTTGAACAAGGTGGTTCAGGGAATCGTAATTTTTATCGGATTTTTGCACATCCTGACGGTTTTTGGGGTGGATCCAACGACGGTCCTTGCAGGAGCATCTATCGGTGGGGTTGCCGTGGCTTTTGCAGCTCAGGATTCGGTTAAAAACTTAATTGGAACCATGGTCATCTTTTTGGATAAACCCTTTCAACTGGACGATTGGGTACAGTTTGCAGGGGTAGAGGGATCAGTCGAAAGAGTGGGCTTGAGGTCAACACAGATTCGAGCGGCAGATACAACACTTTTTCAAGTACCCAACAGTAAAATTTCAGAAGCAGACATTAACAACAAAGGATTAAGAGTTTTTCGAAGATATACTTTAGAGCTGGGAATTCGCTATGATACACCTCCAGATCTGATCGAAACCTTTGTTGATGGAATAAAGGAGATTATTGCACTTCATCCTTCAACAAAAAGTCAGTCTTATAATGTGAGTTTTATCTCTTTTGGCGCCTCATCCTTGAACATTATGGTCAATGTTTATTTTAAGGGCCTTGACTGGGGACAGGAACAAGAATCTAAGCACATTCTTCATCTGGGAATAGTTAGGCTGGCGGCGGCTTTAGGAGTTGAGTTCGCCTTCCCGTCAACGACAATGATGGTAGAACAGTTCCCGGGTCAGGAATCACTGGCTCCTAACTATATGAAGGACAAAGCTAAAATAGAAAGTGAAGTCAAAAAGATTATGGATGCTTTTGATTCAAAAGATCATGAAATGGATCCAAACGCCTCTTCCTTGCCTGGAGGTTGA
- a CDS encoding ABC transporter ATP-binding protein: MSIIQIKKLTKTYHDTEVPVHAVNGIDLNFEEGEFTAIVGPSGCGKTTLMNMIGGLEKPTSGSVLIGGSKMSELSSSELIDFRLKNIGFVFQAYNLIPVLTAKENVEFIMQLQNWDRKNMDERTIALLESVGLGDKLNSKPNQLSGGQQQRVAVARALASKPKFILADEPTANLDSKATTQLLDIMEKLNKEENITFIFATHDQRVMDKARRVITLVDGKVFSDTGKE, translated from the coding sequence ATGAGCATAATTCAAATTAAAAAATTAACAAAAACCTATCATGATACGGAAGTTCCTGTACACGCCGTAAATGGCATTGACCTTAATTTTGAAGAAGGAGAATTTACTGCCATTGTGGGTCCCTCTGGTTGTGGGAAAACCACCTTGATGAATATGATCGGGGGGCTGGAAAAACCAACATCAGGAAGCGTATTGATCGGGGGAAGTAAGATGTCTGAATTATCATCCAGTGAGCTGATTGATTTCAGATTGAAAAATATCGGATTTGTATTTCAGGCCTATAACCTGATTCCTGTCCTTACAGCTAAGGAAAACGTCGAGTTTATCATGCAATTGCAGAATTGGGACCGGAAAAACATGGATGAAAGAACCATCGCCTTATTGGAATCCGTTGGGTTGGGAGATAAATTGAACAGTAAGCCAAATCAATTGTCAGGAGGTCAGCAGCAGCGTGTTGCGGTGGCCAGGGCTTTGGCCTCCAAGCCTAAATTTATCCTGGCTGATGAACCTACAGCCAATCTTGATTCAAAGGCGACAACTCAATTACTCGACATCATGGAAAAGCTGAACAAAGAGGAGAATATCACATTTATTTTTGCCACGCATGATCAGCGTGTGATGGATAAAGCAAGGCGTGTGATAACACTTGTTGATGGCAAAGTTTTTTCAGATACCGGAAAAGAATAA
- a CDS encoding M20 family peptidase, with the protein MKKNRVLVYIIFSLLSLLVAYILINTFSLRSKQLSIDQVEIIQINGAAIDRFAQAIQIQTVSPEDPSDFDSLQFIRFNEYLRKSYPLIDSLLEHNVFNNFSHLYLWKGTQPQKKPIVLMGHLDVVPVIPDNLKYWKQPPFEGKIIKDTLWGRGSIDDKIGVIGILESVELLLSQNFQPKRDIYIAIGHDEEIGGNKGARAIADYLIEKGVEAEFVLDEGGSITQGMIPGMNQNVALIGIAEKGSVSIELEVELEGGHSSMPGKETAIDVMSTAISKLKTNPFPAGISKPIEGFVEYLGPEMPFFNKMAFANANLFEPLILKSYEASSSGNALIRTTTAPTIFNSGVKDNIIPLSAKATVNFRIISGSSIEEVISHVKKTIEDERVSVKESGFNTEPSKVSSTEAFGFQTLHKSIAEIYPETIVSPYLVVGATDARHFNDISENIYRFLPIKITKSNIKAFHGLNERVAVEEFENAVRFYVQLIKNSDQ; encoded by the coding sequence ATGAAAAAAAATAGAGTTCTCGTTTATATTATATTTTCACTTTTATCTTTATTGGTCGCTTATATTTTGATCAATACCTTTTCGCTCAGATCAAAGCAGTTAAGTATTGATCAGGTGGAAATAATTCAGATCAATGGCGCGGCAATAGATCGTTTTGCTCAGGCAATCCAAATACAGACTGTTTCTCCTGAAGACCCATCAGACTTTGATTCTCTGCAATTTATCAGATTCAACGAATATTTAAGAAAAAGCTATCCGCTTATTGATTCGCTACTTGAGCATAATGTCTTTAACAATTTCAGTCACTTGTACCTTTGGAAAGGTACTCAGCCTCAAAAAAAGCCTATCGTGTTGATGGGGCACCTTGATGTAGTGCCTGTAATCCCGGACAATTTGAAATACTGGAAGCAACCTCCATTTGAGGGAAAGATCATTAAGGATACTTTATGGGGCAGAGGCAGTATCGATGACAAGATAGGAGTCATTGGTATATTGGAGTCTGTAGAGTTATTGTTAAGCCAAAATTTTCAACCGAAAAGAGATATTTATATCGCCATCGGACACGATGAAGAAATCGGAGGAAACAAAGGAGCAAGGGCAATAGCCGATTATCTGATCGAAAAGGGGGTTGAGGCGGAATTTGTTTTAGACGAAGGAGGATCAATTACGCAGGGTATGATACCAGGGATGAACCAGAATGTAGCATTGATCGGAATAGCTGAAAAAGGATCCGTATCCATTGAGCTTGAGGTCGAACTGGAAGGAGGACACTCTTCAATGCCCGGAAAGGAAACAGCGATTGACGTTATGTCCACGGCAATATCCAAATTAAAGACAAACCCATTTCCTGCGGGTATCAGCAAACCAATTGAAGGTTTCGTTGAATATCTCGGGCCGGAGATGCCTTTTTTCAATAAAATGGCTTTTGCAAATGCAAATTTATTTGAACCATTGATACTTAAAAGTTATGAAGCTTCCTCTTCTGGAAATGCGTTGATACGTACAACAACGGCACCTACCATATTTAATAGCGGGGTAAAGGATAACATCATTCCGTTAAGTGCAAAGGCAACGGTAAATTTTAGAATTATTTCAGGTTCCAGTATCGAGGAGGTAATAAGTCATGTCAAGAAGACGATTGAGGATGAAAGAGTTTCAGTTAAAGAATCGGGATTTAATACAGAGCCTTCAAAAGTATCCTCTACAGAAGCATTTGGTTTTCAAACCTTGCACAAATCGATTGCCGAAATCTATCCTGAAACCATTGTGAGCCCATACTTGGTAGTCGGTGCAACAGACGCCAGGCATTTTAATGATATTTCTGAAAACATTTATCGTTTCCTTCCCATAAAGATCACTAAATCAAACATTAAAGCGTTTCACGGACTCAACGAAAGAGTAGCTGTTGAAGAGTTTGAAAACGCTGTCAGGTTCTATGTGCAGCTGATCAAAAACAGTGATCAATAG
- a CDS encoding nitrite reductase, with product MLSFRTEIENPLVQKDIIELDKKIQLYQNGKIDEDGFRSLRLARGIYGQRQEGVQMIRIKLPFGRLNSEQLHRIADVSDEYSKGRLHITTRQDIQIHYVSLDRTPELWAELEKSDITLREACGNAVRNVTASEMAGIDPEEPFDVSPYADAVFKFFLRNPICQELGRKFKISFSSSDKDSALSFIHDLGFIAKVRYENNKEIRGFKVMIAGGLGAQPRQADILYDFLETDKIIPFIESTLRVFDRHGERNRRAKARLKHLVLKIGLEKFIGLVEEEKVAVSNTSVNIDTHEFDIEKKDAKLTAPEVQLESEIEFENWKKSNVIAQKQEGYFAIGIKVRLGDFYTDKARKLADLIRDYAQDELRLTISQDILIRGVQDSFLPFFYVKLKELGFTDLGYGSIMDVTSCPGTDTCNLGIASSTGLALELEKTLSEEFPMYVDRKDISIKISGCMNACGQHSIAQIGFYGMSMKKGNLVIPAFQVLLGGGNQGDGQGRFADKIIKIPSKKAPDALRRLIYDFEDHKSEGQSFNAYYLEQGKSYFYSLLKPVSEINEDDKDLFIDWGHDEAYIKAIGVGECAGVVIDLVSTLLFETEEKLENAFLGIDQERWADSIYHSYAAIVNTAKAVLIGENIKTNTQSGIIKDFDQYFVESGLIQMDGTLSDLAYQIKSNKPEPSFAQSYLKEAKRFYELIDKLRTNALNDES from the coding sequence ATGTTAAGCTTCAGAACTGAAATTGAAAACCCTTTGGTCCAAAAAGACATCATCGAACTTGATAAAAAAATCCAGTTATATCAAAACGGGAAAATCGATGAAGATGGCTTCAGGTCATTAAGACTCGCACGTGGAATTTACGGCCAACGACAGGAAGGTGTTCAAATGATCCGAATAAAACTGCCCTTTGGCAGGTTAAATTCAGAGCAATTACATCGCATAGCTGATGTCTCCGATGAATATTCCAAAGGAAGGTTGCACATTACGACAAGGCAGGATATTCAAATCCATTATGTAAGCCTTGACAGAACCCCTGAACTATGGGCTGAACTGGAGAAAAGTGACATTACCCTACGAGAGGCTTGTGGAAATGCAGTAAGGAATGTAACCGCCTCGGAAATGGCAGGCATTGATCCTGAGGAGCCTTTTGATGTTAGTCCTTACGCCGATGCCGTATTTAAATTCTTCTTAAGAAATCCAATTTGTCAGGAACTTGGAAGAAAATTCAAGATTTCTTTTTCCTCCAGTGATAAAGACTCTGCCTTAAGTTTTATACATGATCTTGGTTTTATTGCAAAAGTCAGATATGAAAATAACAAGGAGATAAGAGGATTCAAGGTGATGATAGCGGGAGGACTTGGTGCACAGCCCCGTCAGGCCGACATACTTTATGATTTTCTTGAGACTGATAAGATTATTCCTTTTATTGAAAGTACACTTAGGGTTTTTGATCGGCATGGTGAAAGAAACCGAAGGGCAAAAGCCCGGTTAAAACACCTGGTCCTTAAAATTGGATTGGAAAAATTCATAGGGCTTGTAGAAGAGGAAAAAGTTGCTGTTTCAAACACCTCTGTAAACATTGACACCCATGAATTTGATATTGAAAAGAAAGATGCTAAACTAACAGCTCCTGAAGTACAACTAGAAAGTGAGATTGAGTTTGAAAATTGGAAAAAAAGCAATGTCATCGCTCAAAAGCAAGAAGGATATTTTGCCATAGGAATCAAGGTAAGGCTTGGAGATTTCTATACGGACAAGGCCAGAAAACTAGCTGATCTTATCAGAGATTATGCCCAGGATGAATTGCGTTTGACCATCAGCCAGGACATACTGATTCGAGGAGTACAGGATTCTTTTCTACCCTTTTTCTATGTCAAATTAAAGGAATTAGGATTCACCGATCTTGGTTATGGCAGTATCATGGATGTAACTTCCTGCCCGGGAACTGACACATGTAATCTGGGTATTGCAAGTAGTACCGGGCTCGCTCTAGAACTTGAGAAAACCCTTTCTGAAGAGTTTCCCATGTATGTGGATCGTAAAGATATATCGATCAAGATAAGTGGCTGTATGAATGCCTGTGGTCAGCACAGTATCGCTCAGATTGGATTTTATGGCATGTCCATGAAAAAAGGAAATTTGGTTATTCCCGCTTTCCAGGTTTTGCTCGGCGGTGGAAACCAAGGTGATGGCCAGGGAAGGTTTGCGGATAAAATTATTAAAATTCCGAGTAAAAAAGCTCCCGACGCTTTGCGACGTTTAATTTATGATTTTGAAGATCATAAATCAGAGGGGCAAAGTTTTAATGCCTATTATCTTGAACAGGGAAAAAGTTATTTCTATTCTCTTTTAAAACCGGTCAGTGAAATCAATGAAGACGATAAAGACCTTTTTATTGATTGGGGACACGATGAGGCATACATCAAAGCCATTGGAGTTGGGGAATGTGCCGGCGTGGTCATTGATCTGGTCAGTACGCTGTTATTTGAAACAGAAGAAAAGCTGGAGAATGCTTTTTTGGGCATTGACCAGGAAAGATGGGCCGACAGTATTTATCATTCTTACGCGGCGATAGTAAATACGGCAAAAGCTGTATTGATCGGAGAGAATATCAAAACCAATACGCAGTCAGGAATCATAAAGGATTTTGATCAGTATTTTGTTGAAAGCGGATTAATTCAAATGGACGGAACCCTGAGTGATCTAGCTTATCAAATAAAATCCAACAAACCTGAACCTTCTTTTGCCCAATCGTATCTAAAGGAGGCAAAAAGATTTTATGAATTGATAGACAAATTGAGAACAAATGCCTTGAACGATGAATCCTAA
- a CDS encoding DUF4294 domain-containing protein has protein sequence MEKKILVLLCLLPIMLFAQNPKKKQSLEELYIIKNDSLTIPLDEVIVLDKREFSSDTERRYYYWYYKKVQKAYPFARIASDTLVEINNQLEGIKSKRKRKKKVKEIQDFMEGEFSGQLKKLTRTEGRILIKLIHRQTGETMYDLIKEYRSGWKAFWYNSSANMFRLSLKKEYKPQEDPLDFIVEDILQRSFINGTLDKREPKIPIDYYKLLNQYHDIDVEQELTIYIDKYLK, from the coding sequence ATGGAAAAGAAAATTCTGGTTTTACTCTGTTTGCTTCCGATAATGCTTTTCGCCCAGAATCCAAAGAAAAAGCAATCCCTGGAGGAATTGTATATCATAAAAAATGACTCCTTAACAATTCCTTTGGATGAGGTCATTGTTTTGGATAAACGCGAGTTTTCATCTGATACAGAACGGCGCTATTATTACTGGTACTATAAAAAAGTACAAAAAGCATATCCCTTTGCCCGGATTGCTTCGGATACTCTCGTTGAAATAAACAATCAACTGGAAGGGATTAAATCAAAGCGAAAAAGGAAAAAGAAGGTCAAGGAAATTCAGGATTTTATGGAAGGTGAATTTTCGGGACAATTAAAAAAACTGACAAGGACAGAGGGCCGGATCCTCATCAAACTGATACATCGGCAAACTGGGGAAACCATGTATGATCTGATTAAAGAATACAGAAGCGGCTGGAAAGCTTTCTGGTACAATTCCTCGGCAAATATGTTCCGATTATCCCTAAAAAAAGAATACAAACCCCAGGAAGACCCTCTTGATTTCATTGTTGAAGATATTTTACAAAGATCATTTATCAATGGGACACTTGATAAGAGAGAACCTAAAATACCCATTGATTACTATAAGTTGCTCAACCAATACCATGACATCGACGTTGAACAGGAATTGACAATCTACATAGATAAATATTTGAAATAA
- a CDS encoding YgiQ family radical SAM protein → MENYRLSDWLPTTKKEVNIRGWEDLDVIIFSGDAYVDHPAFGPAALGRILESYGLRVAIVPQPNVNDNLQDFEKLGTPNLFFAVTSGAMDSMVSNYTASKRRRDKDAYTPNGEKGFRPDYATTVYSKILKDKFPDVPVVIGGIEASLRRVTHYDYWSDSLKPNILEDSEADLLVYGMGEQPLRELVNLLKKGVPFDSIKTIRQTAFLQEEWETLPKNKNWEDVEINSHEACLKDKKTFASNFKIIEQESNKIQGRRILQKTGSRLLVINPVFPTMTEKEMDASYDLPFTRLPHPKYDKRGPIPAYEMIKFSINTHRGCFGGCSFCTISAHQGKFIASRSQESVLKEVDLVSKMPDFKGYLSDVGGPSANMYQMKGKVQSICDSCVAPSCISPVICHNLDTSHKPMTDLYQAIDKNPRVKKSFIGSGIRYDMLVPEFNKNTDPKELDDYTEEVITNHVSGRLKVAPEHTSDPVLKLMRKPSFSYFHKFKKTFDKINKRKNLNLQLIPYFISNHPESRLEDMANLAAETKDMGFQLEQVQGFTPTPMTVATVIYYSGYHPYTLKKTYVPKSKKEKQEQHKFFFWYKRENQQWIRNTLQRVGRSDLVSRLLPPEKKANFKKGNKQMTNKQTSEFKSVWKNKRKPIR, encoded by the coding sequence ATGGAAAATTACAGGTTGAGTGATTGGTTACCTACAACAAAAAAGGAGGTAAACATAAGGGGATGGGAAGATCTGGATGTTATTATATTCAGTGGAGATGCATATGTTGATCATCCGGCATTTGGCCCTGCGGCTCTTGGAAGAATACTTGAAAGTTACGGATTGAGAGTAGCTATCGTTCCTCAGCCCAACGTAAATGATAATCTGCAGGATTTTGAAAAACTAGGTACACCTAACTTGTTTTTTGCCGTTACTTCTGGAGCCATGGATTCCATGGTCAGTAATTATACGGCCAGTAAAAGAAGAAGGGATAAAGATGCATATACCCCAAACGGGGAAAAAGGATTCAGGCCCGATTATGCCACAACAGTTTACAGTAAAATCTTAAAAGATAAATTTCCGGATGTGCCTGTGGTCATCGGAGGAATTGAGGCTTCCCTGAGACGGGTAACACATTACGATTACTGGAGCGATTCCCTTAAACCGAATATTCTTGAGGATTCTGAGGCTGACCTGCTGGTATATGGTATGGGTGAACAGCCACTGAGAGAATTGGTAAACCTGCTCAAAAAAGGAGTTCCTTTTGATTCGATAAAAACCATCAGACAAACGGCCTTTTTACAGGAGGAATGGGAAACCTTGCCCAAAAATAAGAATTGGGAAGATGTGGAGATTAATTCGCATGAAGCTTGTTTAAAGGATAAAAAAACCTTTGCCTCGAATTTCAAAATCATAGAGCAGGAGTCGAACAAAATTCAGGGTAGAAGGATTTTACAGAAAACAGGTTCTCGATTGCTCGTTATCAATCCCGTTTTTCCAACCATGACCGAGAAGGAAATGGATGCCTCTTATGACCTGCCTTTTACGAGATTGCCGCATCCAAAATATGATAAAAGAGGCCCAATCCCGGCCTATGAAATGATTAAGTTTTCCATCAATACCCACCGCGGATGTTTTGGAGGATGTAGCTTTTGTACGATTTCGGCACACCAGGGAAAATTTATTGCGAGCCGCAGTCAGGAGTCGGTATTGAAAGAAGTTGATCTCGTAAGTAAAATGCCGGATTTTAAAGGTTATCTTTCTGATGTAGGCGGACCTTCGGCCAACATGTATCAAATGAAGGGAAAGGTCCAGAGCATATGCGACAGTTGTGTGGCTCCTTCTTGTATATCCCCCGTCATATGCCATAATCTGGATACCTCTCACAAACCCATGACGGATCTCTATCAGGCAATTGATAAAAACCCAAGAGTTAAAAAATCATTTATTGGTAGTGGTATACGATATGACATGCTCGTTCCTGAATTCAACAAGAATACCGATCCAAAAGAGCTGGATGATTATACTGAGGAGGTGATCACAAATCATGTTTCAGGAAGGTTGAAAGTAGCTCCTGAACACACTTCTGATCCGGTTTTAAAGCTGATGAGAAAACCGTCATTCTCGTATTTCCATAAATTTAAAAAGACATTTGACAAGATCAATAAGCGTAAGAATCTCAATCTTCAGTTGATTCCTTATTTCATTTCCAACCATCCGGAGAGTCGACTTGAAGATATGGCCAATTTGGCGGCTGAAACCAAGGATATGGGATTTCAACTGGAACAGGTACAGGGTTTTACACCGACTCCAATGACAGTAGCGACGGTTATTTACTACAGTGGATACCATCCTTACACCTTGAAGAAGACCTATGTTCCGAAATCAAAGAAGGAAAAACAGGAGCAGCACAAATTCTTTTTTTGGTACAAAAGGGAAAATCAGCAATGGATAAGAAATACTCTTCAACGTGTTGGAAGATCTGATCTTGTATCCAGATTGTTGCCACCGGAAAAAAAGGCGAATTTTAAAAAAGGAAATAAACAAATGACCAATAAGCAGACCTCAGAGTTTAAAAGTGTCTGGAAGAATAAAAGGAAGCCAATACGATAG
- a CDS encoding M42 family metallopeptidase: MTQKKILTKKSITFLEKYLNNASPTGYESEGQKIWMEYLKPYVDTFITDNYGTAVGVINPEAEFKVVIEGHADEISWYVNYITDDGLIYVIRNGGSDHQIAPSKRVNIHTKKGIVKGIFGWPAIHTRLRDKEATPKLDNIFIDVGCKKKEEVEALGVHVGCVITYPDEFMILNENNFVCRALDNRIGGFMIAEVARLLKQNKKDLPFGLYITNSVQEEIGLRGAEMITHTIQPSMAIITDVCHDTTTPMIDKKKEGETKSGDGPVISYAPAVQNKVRELVIETAEKHKIPFQRLASSRATGTDTDAFAYSNGGVPSALISLALRYMHTTVEMVHKKDVENVIRLIYNSLLEIDPKKGFSYFD; the protein is encoded by the coding sequence ATGACTCAAAAGAAAATTCTCACCAAGAAATCAATAACTTTTTTAGAAAAATACTTAAATAATGCTTCGCCTACAGGCTATGAATCGGAAGGTCAGAAGATATGGATGGAATATTTAAAACCCTATGTAGATACTTTTATTACGGACAATTACGGGACAGCTGTTGGTGTAATTAATCCGGAGGCTGAATTCAAGGTAGTGATCGAAGGGCATGCAGATGAGATTTCCTGGTACGTAAATTATATTACTGACGACGGATTGATCTACGTGATAAGAAACGGAGGAAGTGACCATCAGATTGCTCCTTCTAAACGCGTAAATATTCACACGAAAAAGGGAATCGTTAAGGGAATTTTTGGATGGCCTGCAATTCATACCCGATTAAGAGATAAAGAAGCCACTCCTAAACTCGATAATATTTTTATTGATGTTGGATGTAAGAAGAAGGAAGAAGTTGAGGCCCTGGGCGTTCATGTTGGATGTGTGATTACCTACCCTGATGAGTTTATGATTTTGAATGAAAATAACTTTGTTTGCAGAGCCCTTGACAATCGTATTGGAGGATTCATGATCGCTGAGGTGGCCAGATTATTGAAACAAAATAAAAAAGATTTGCCTTTTGGACTCTATATTACGAATTCTGTTCAGGAAGAGATCGGATTAAGAGGGGCTGAGATGATCACACATACAATACAGCCAAGTATGGCGATCATTACGGATGTATGTCATGATACAACAACTCCTATGATCGATAAAAAGAAAGAAGGAGAGACAAAATCCGGTGACGGCCCGGTAATTTCATATGCACCCGCGGTTCAAAATAAAGTGAGAGAATTGGTTATAGAAACGGCTGAAAAACACAAGATACCTTTTCAGCGACTGGCTTCTTCGAGAGCTACAGGTACTGATACAGATGCTTTTGCCTATTCAAACGGAGGGGTCCCATCGGCCTTGATTTCTCTGGCATTACGGTATATGCATACGACGGTTGAAATGGTTCATAAAAAAGATGTAGAAAATGTGATACGCCTTATTTATAACTCTTTATTGGAAATTGATCCTAAGAAAGGTTTTAGTTATTTTGATTAA